One Vicinamibacteria bacterium genomic window, GCCACGATGAGACTGTTTCGAAGCGATCTGAGGACCGCGGTGTCAGCGAGAAGTTTGGCGTACCACTGAAGCGTGAACCCCTCCCAGGCAGAGGTCAACCTACCTCGATTGAAGGAGAACGCCGCCAGGACTGCGAGAGGAGCGTAAAGAAACGAGTAGACGGCGAGACTTCCGAGACCCAGGGTGCGGGAGGTAAGATGCCTTCGCATTCTAGTGCCTCAATGCCGTGGCGGGACCCGTAATCGATCGTGCCGCCACGGCTCGGGCTGCTTACGGCGCGGGCTGCTTACGGCGCGGCAAGCGCGCCGGGCTCGCTCCGCTCGCGCAGGCTGAGCCGAGTTTTTCATCACCCTGCTCTAGAGCTCCTCGGCCGCGCGAAGAGGCTTCCGGAAGACGAAGAGCAGCGCGATCACGGTGAGCGAGAGGAGAAACGAAAGGGCAGCGCCGAACGGTACGTCGCGGGCGACGGCGAACTGGCTCTGAATCAGGTTCCCCACGTACATGGTCCTGCCGCCCCCGAGGAGGTCCGGGGCGAGGAAGGCGCCGAGCGAGGGGATGAAGACGAGGACCGAGCCTGCGGCGATGCCCGGTGCGGTCAGAGGGACCGTGACCTTCCAGAACGTTCTCGTCGGGGTCGCTCCGAGATCGGCGGCCGCTTCGAGAACGGATCGATCGAGCCTATCGATGGCGACGTAAAGAGGCAGGATCATGAAGGGGAGCTCGCCATAGACCTGGCCGAGGAGAACGGCGAAATCGTTGTACAGCAGGGGAAGCCGGGGGAGCCCCAGTCTCTGGAGCGTGAGATTGACGAGGCCCTCGTCACGGAGGATGAAGATCCAGGCGTACATGCGCACCAGCATGCTCGTCCAGAAGGGCAGAATGACGAGCACCACGAGCGCGTTGCGCCAGGCTTTGGGAGCGCGAAGCCCGAGCCAGAGGGCGACGGGATAAGCGGCGAGGAGACAGAGAGCGGTCGTGAGACCGGCGAGGAGGAAGCTTCGAGCGAGAATGTCCAGGTAGATGGGCTCGAGCGCGCGGAGATAGTTATCGACGTTCCAATCCCGAACCACGCCGCCGTAGGCGCTTCGCCGCCCCAGGGAAGCGCCGAACATCAGAATCTGAGGCAGAACGAAGAGCGCAACCAGCACCAGCAAGCAAGGCATCAACAGAAGGAACGCCTGTCTCCGGCGGTTCATGACTCGAGCCGAAAAACGTCCGACGGAAGGAAGCGGATGGTGATTGGCTCACCCTTTTTCCTCTGCTCGACGACGGCCGCGCTTTCGGCCACCTGGAAGAGCTCATCCGCCACCCGCACCCTCCACTCGGTTCGATCACCGAGATAGACCTCGTCAGTTAGAATCCCTTCGAGCTTCTGGATCGCGTTACCGGACGGAGCGTGGGTGGTGATGCGTTCCGGGCGGATCCCGATCGTTACGTTGTCTCCTACGCGGAAGCCTCCATCGTCGGCGGCGCGAACGCTGACGCCTCCCCGAGTGCGGACGGTGGCGAAGCCACCTTCGATTTCGAGCACGACGGCATCGAAGAGGTTCTTGACTGCCATGAAGTCGGCTACGAATCGCGTTCGCGGGCGCTGGTAGAGAGACTCGGGAGTATCGAGCTGCTCGATGTGTCCGTCGTTCATGACCGCGATTCGGTCGGCCATGACGAGAGCCTCTTCCTGGTCGTGAGTGACGAAGAGGAACGTGGTCCGAAGACGTTGCTGAAGATTCTTGACCTCCAGCTGCATCTCTTTGCGGAGCTTCAAGTCGAGGGCCGCCATGGGCTCATCGAGGAGCAGGACGTCCGGTTCGAGCACCACGGCCCGAGCCAGGGCCACCCGCTGCTTCTGCCCTCCGGAGAGCTGGTCGATGCGCCTCTGACCAAGCCCGGAGAGTCGCACCATGTCGAGGACACGAGCCACTTTGCTTTCGATGTCCGTCCTCGAGAGCCCCGCACTTTCGAGACCGAAGGCGACGTTTCCGGCGACGGTTCGATGGGGGAAGAGTGCGTAGTCCTGGAAGACGGTGTTGGCCGGTCTCTGGTAGGGAGGACGCCCGTCCATGTTCTGCCCCGAGATCCAGATCGAGCCGGCATCGGGTGACTCGAAGCCCGCGACGAGACGCAGGAGCGTCGTCTTTCCGCAACCCGAGGGACCCAGTAGGGTGAGAAACTCGCCTGGCCGCACTTCGAGCGAGACGTCGTCGAGCGCCAGCACGTCGCCGTAGACTTTGCGCACTCTTTCGATTGCGACGGCTCCCCGCGTCGGTGTCGCTCCGGCCATTGCTTGGCTAGATGCCCAGAAGGCCAAAGAAGACGTAGCACACCGCGGCGCCGACGACGCTCATCGAAAGGCCCCACAACAGCAGCTTGTTGAACAGGCGGGTGCGGTTCTCGTGAGCCGGTGCGACGGCGATACAAAGAGCGCCGAGGGTCGAAAGCGGCGAAACATCGACCAGGTGGGCTCCCACGTTGATCGAGGAAGCAATGGCCAGGGCATCGCCTCCTCCCAACTTCTCGATCAGGCCGGGAATGGTCGGAAGAAAAGACGGGAGCACGACGCCCGAGGAGCTGCTATAGACCGAGATGACACCCGTCACGAAGGCGATGACACCGGTGATGCTCCGCGGTGTCGAGAAACGAGTCAGAAACCCGGTAAAGAGGTCCATGCCGCCGGTTTTCTCGAGCACCGAGATAAGCACGGTCACGCCCGCGACCATAAGGATGGTGTTCCAGGGGATCGCCTTAATGGCCTGTTCTTCGTCGGCGGCTCGCGCGAGCGTAAGCACCGCGGCGGCGATGAAGGCACTCATTCCCACATCCAGACCGAAGACGACTACACTCAGAATCCAGGTCGCAATGGCCGCGAGCGTCAAGCTTTGCCGCCAATCGAACGGCGCATCGGGCGCCGCGTGCCCCGCCGTCACCTCGCGTGCCAGGAGCCTCGTCCCTCCGAGTAGGAAATAGCCCGTGATGCCGACGAATGTCTGGGCGATGAGGTTGCTCGAAAAGATACGCCATTCGACCGATGTGATCCCGATGCGCGCCAGCTGCCCATTGGCGATGATCCCCGTCGGAGCGAATGGGGAGAGGGCGCCGGAGTTCGCCCCGGTCGCAACCATGATCGTCATGAGGAAGGCGCTTACGCCGATCCTGCCCGCGACGCTCATGGCCAGGGGAGCGAGCGCCGCCGTCGCCGCGATGTTTCCCGCGCCGATCGTGGAGAGCGCCATGGCCAGAAAGAAGAAAACGAGGGGGACGATTCCCGGATTGCCGCGAGCGAGGCGA contains:
- a CDS encoding ABC transporter permease; translated protein: MNRRRQAFLLLMPCLLVLVALFVLPQILMFGASLGRRSAYGGVVRDWNVDNYLRALEPIYLDILARSFLLAGLTTALCLLAAYPVALWLGLRAPKAWRNALVVLVILPFWTSMLVRMYAWIFILRDEGLVNLTLQRLGLPRLPLLYNDFAVLLGQVYGELPFMILPLYVAIDRLDRSVLEAAADLGATPTRTFWKVTVPLTAPGIAAGSVLVFIPSLGAFLAPDLLGGGRTMYVGNLIQSQFAVARDVPFGAALSFLLSLTVIALLFVFRKPLRAAEEL
- a CDS encoding ABC transporter ATP-binding protein, which encodes MRKVYGDVLALDDVSLEVRPGEFLTLLGPSGCGKTTLLRLVAGFESPDAGSIWISGQNMDGRPPYQRPANTVFQDYALFPHRTVAGNVAFGLESAGLSRTDIESKVARVLDMVRLSGLGQRRIDQLSGGQKQRVALARAVVLEPDVLLLDEPMAALDLKLRKEMQLEVKNLQQRLRTTFLFVTHDQEEALVMADRIAVMNDGHIEQLDTPESLYQRPRTRFVADFMAVKNLFDAVVLEIEGGFATVRTRGGVSVRAADDGGFRVGDNVTIGIRPERITTHAPSGNAIQKLEGILTDEVYLGDRTEWRVRVADELFQVAESAAVVEQRKKGEPITIRFLPSDVFRLES
- a CDS encoding SLC13 family permease; this translates as MSAAFLSLAAFAIAILFSCFTPINVGLLSIAFAFFVGVFFAGMKASDVAAGFPSSLFLVLVGVSLLFAQAKVNGSLDPVVNRSVRLARGNPGIVPLVFFFLAMALSTIGAGNIAATAALAPLAMSVAGRIGVSAFLMTIMVATGANSGALSPFAPTGIIANGQLARIGITSVEWRIFSSNLIAQTFVGITGYFLLGGTRLLAREVTAGHAAPDAPFDWRQSLTLAAIATWILSVVVFGLDVGMSAFIAAAVLTLARAADEEQAIKAIPWNTILMVAGVTVLISVLEKTGGMDLFTGFLTRFSTPRSITGVIAFVTGVISVYSSSSGVVLPSFLPTIPGLIEKLGGGDALAIASSINVGAHLVDVSPLSTLGALCIAVAPAHENRTRLFNKLLLWGLSMSVVGAAVCYVFFGLLGI